AGGTGCTGGCCGGTGAGACCCTCCCGGCGTCCGGCAGCGTCAAGCGCGTCGGCGAGATCGGCTACCTGCCCCAGGATCCGCGCACACCGGACATGGACCAGCTGGGCCGGGACCGGATCCTCTCCGCCCGCGGCCTCGACGTCGTTTCCGCGCAGCTGAAAAAGTGCCAGGACGAGATGGCCAGTGATGATCCGAAGATCTCGCAGAAGGCCATGAACCGCTACGACCGGCTCGAATCCGAATTCCTGTCCGCCGGGGGATACGCCGCCGAATCCGAAGCTGCCACCATCTGCGCCAACCTGGCCCTGCCGGACCGGCTGCTGAACCAGCCGCTGAAGACCCTTTCCGGCGGTCAGCGCCGTCGTGTGGAACTGGCCCGGATCCTGTATTCCGACGCCGACACCATGCTCCTCGATGAGCCCACCAACCACCTCGACGCCGATTCCATCGCCTGGCTGCGCGAGTTCCTGAAGAACCACACCGGTGGCCTGATCGTGATCAGCCACGATACCGAGCTGCTCGAAGCCACCGTCAACAAGGTCTTCAGCCTGGATGCCAACCGCGCCACCATCGACATCTACAACATGGACTGGAAGCGGTACAAGGTCCAGCGCGAGACAGACGAGCGGGCCCGTAAGCGGGAGCGTGCCAATACCGAAAAGAAGGCCGGGGTCCTGCTTGCCCAGGCCAACAAGATGAAGGCACGTGCCTCCGGTGCTTCTGCTGCCCAGAGCATGCTCAAGCGCGTGGACCGGCTGCTGGGCGGGCTCGACGCCGTCCGCGCCAGCGACCGTGTGGCAGCACTGCGCTTCCCGGATCCCGCACCCTGCGGCAAGACCCCGATGATGGCCGAGGGCCTGAGCAAGAGCTACGGGTCGCTGGAAATCTTCACCGACGTTGACCTGGCCATTGACCGCGGCTCCAAGGTGGTCATCCTGGGCCTGAACGGTGCCGGAAAGACCACCCTCCTGCGGATGCTGGCCGGCGTGGATAAGCCGGACACCGGAAAAATCATCCCCGGCCACGGCCTGAAGGTCGGGTACTACGCCCAGGAGCACGAGACCCTGGACACGGACCGGACGGTCCTGGAGAACATGCGTTCTTCCGCCCCGGACATGGACGACGCCGAGGTGCGCAGCGTTCTCGGTTCCTTTATGTTCAGCGGCGACGACGTGGAGAAGAAGGCTGGTGTCCTCTCCGGCGGTGAAAAAACCCGTTTGGCGCTGGCCACCATCGTGGCCTCCTCCGCCAACGTGCTGCTCCTGGACGAACCCACCAACAACCTTGACCCGGCTTCGCGTGCCGAGATCCTGGGCGCCCTGAGCAATTACACGGGTGCAGTGGTGATGGTCAGCCACGAT
This Arthrobacter sp. zg-Y20 DNA region includes the following protein-coding sequences:
- a CDS encoding ABC-F family ATP-binding cassette domain-containing protein; this translates as MISVSGLELRAGARLLMEAVSFRVDKGDKIGLVGRNGAGKTTLTKVLAGETLPASGSVKRVGEIGYLPQDPRTPDMDQLGRDRILSARGLDVVSAQLKKCQDEMASDDPKISQKAMNRYDRLESEFLSAGGYAAESEAATICANLALPDRLLNQPLKTLSGGQRRRVELARILYSDADTMLLDEPTNHLDADSIAWLREFLKNHTGGLIVISHDTELLEATVNKVFSLDANRATIDIYNMDWKRYKVQRETDERARKRERANTEKKAGVLLAQANKMKARASGASAAQSMLKRVDRLLGGLDAVRASDRVAALRFPDPAPCGKTPMMAEGLSKSYGSLEIFTDVDLAIDRGSKVVILGLNGAGKTTLLRMLAGVDKPDTGKIIPGHGLKVGYYAQEHETLDTDRTVLENMRSSAPDMDDAEVRSVLGSFMFSGDDVEKKAGVLSGGEKTRLALATIVASSANVLLLDEPTNNLDPASRAEILGALSNYTGAVVMVSHDEGAVAALNPERVVLLPDGDEDHWNENYLELVTLA